A single Parabacteroides timonensis DNA region contains:
- the aspT gene encoding aspartate-alanine antiporter, which yields MEWFVDLLKHYPELAIFLTLAFGFWIGKFKIGKFSLGTVTSVLLVGVIIGQLHIDIGAPIKSVFFLLFLFAVGYSVGPQFFRGLKKEGLPQVLFAVLMCLFCLFVPFLLAKLMGYNAGEAAGLLAGSQTISAVLGVAEDTINQGGMSAADKASMINVMPVAYAVSYIFGTAGSAWIMSDIAPRFLGGLASVKKACKELESKMGTDDESEQPGFMPAARPITFRAYKINNDWFGAGKTVQELEDYLEGQGRRLFVERVRINGIVYEVKPDLMLMKGNEVVLSGRREFVIGEEDWIGDEVNDIELLDFPAETLPVLISRKKFVGMTVARLRKEKVMHGVSIKSIKRAGISIPVLAATKIDPGDMLELVGTKMEVNEAAATLGYADRPTNQTDMVFVGLGIFIGGVIGSLALHFGDIPVSLSTSGGALIAGLVFGWLRSKHPTFGRIPEPSLWVLNNVGLNMFIAVVGITAGPSFVTGFKEVGVSLFVIGALATTIPLIAGVLMGRYLFKFHPAITLGCTSGARTTTAALGAVEDAVESQTPALGYTVTYAVGNTLLIIWGVVIVLLMN from the coding sequence ATGGAGTGGTTTGTAGATTTACTTAAACACTATCCGGAACTGGCCATCTTTTTGACGCTGGCTTTTGGGTTCTGGATCGGTAAGTTCAAGATAGGGAAATTTTCGTTGGGAACCGTTACCAGTGTCCTATTGGTCGGAGTAATAATCGGACAGTTACATATCGATATCGGAGCACCTATCAAGTCGGTATTTTTTCTTTTATTTCTTTTTGCCGTGGGCTACAGTGTAGGCCCGCAGTTCTTTCGTGGACTGAAGAAAGAAGGACTTCCGCAGGTCCTTTTTGCTGTACTGATGTGTCTGTTCTGTCTGTTTGTCCCTTTCCTGTTGGCAAAGTTGATGGGATACAATGCAGGTGAAGCTGCCGGGTTACTGGCTGGTTCACAGACGATCTCTGCCGTATTGGGTGTGGCGGAAGATACGATCAACCAGGGTGGAATGAGCGCCGCCGACAAAGCTTCGATGATAAACGTGATGCCTGTGGCTTATGCCGTTTCTTATATTTTCGGTACGGCCGGCTCTGCCTGGATCATGAGTGATATCGCTCCCCGTTTCCTTGGAGGGTTAGCTTCCGTAAAGAAAGCCTGTAAAGAATTAGAGTCGAAGATGGGAACTGACGATGAGAGCGAACAACCCGGTTTCATGCCTGCCGCCCGTCCGATTACTTTCCGTGCATATAAGATAAATAACGATTGGTTCGGAGCCGGTAAGACGGTGCAGGAGCTGGAAGATTATCTGGAAGGGCAGGGACGGCGTTTGTTCGTCGAACGTGTCCGTATCAACGGTATTGTCTATGAGGTGAAGCCTGACCTGATGCTTATGAAAGGAAACGAGGTCGTATTGAGCGGCCGTCGCGAGTTTGTGATCGGGGAAGAAGACTGGATCGGAGACGAGGTGAACGATATCGAATTACTGGATTTCCCGGCAGAGACATTGCCGGTCCTGATATCACGCAAAAAATTCGTTGGGATGACCGTAGCCCGGCTCCGTAAGGAAAAGGTGATGCATGGTGTCAGTATCAAAAGTATCAAACGTGCAGGTATCAGTATACCGGTATTGGCTGCGACTAAGATCGATCCGGGTGATATGCTCGAGTTAGTCGGCACCAAGATGGAGGTGAATGAAGCGGCTGCCACATTGGGGTATGCAGATCGTCCGACGAACCAGACGGATATGGTCTTTGTCGGATTGGGTATCTTTATCGGTGGTGTGATCGGTTCGCTGGCATTGCATTTCGGAGATATTCCGGTCAGCCTGAGTACAAGCGGTGGAGCACTGATTGCCGGACTGGTGTTCGGTTGGCTTCGTTCCAAACATCCTACTTTCGGTCGTATCCCGGAACCATCGCTCTGGGTATTGAATAATGTCGGACTGAATATGTTTATCGCTGTTGTCGGCATTACGGCCGGACCAAGTTTTGTGACCGGCTTTAAAGAAGTAGGTGTAAGCCTGTTCGTGATCGGTGCACTGGCAACGACCATCCCGCTGATCGCAGGTGTCCTGATGGGACGTTATCTCTTTAAGTTCCACCCGGCCATCACACTGGGCTGTACTTCCGGTGCACGAACGACAACCGCCGCCCTCGGTGCCGTGGAAGATGCGGTGGAGAGCCAGACACCGGCTCTAGGTTATACTGTTACATACGCTGTCGGCAACACTTTGCTGATTATCTGGGGTGTTGTGATTGTCTTATTGATGAATTGA
- a CDS encoding sirohydrochlorin cobaltochelatase: MKHLLLLIACMLAPMCWAHDGENFEASDMLASMQPGDKAALLMVHFGTTYDNTRALTIDAINQKAKEAFKDMEVREAYTSRIVARRLKARGIEKLNPMEALEKLKADGYTHILIQSTNIIEGVEMESLRKDIAPLEKNFKDIRIGNPLLYTPHDFEDVIIAITKNGAKEGATVLVGHGTYTPATAQYAMMDYMLHSKGYNDYYVTTVEGYPSFDDMVAKLEAGKTKKVLLMPFMFVAGDHANNDIAVDMKEELEGKGYQVSVFMQGLGQNPEIQNIFIDHAKFAAKHKMINIMDKKKKYAAEKD; encoded by the coding sequence ATGAAACATTTACTATTACTTATTGCTTGTATGCTCGCACCTATGTGCTGGGCACACGATGGCGAAAACTTCGAGGCATCCGACATGCTGGCCTCCATGCAACCGGGTGACAAAGCCGCCTTATTAATGGTACATTTCGGTACCACGTATGACAACACCCGTGCGCTTACTATCGACGCGATCAATCAGAAAGCAAAGGAAGCCTTTAAAGACATGGAAGTACGCGAAGCTTACACCTCCCGTATTGTCGCACGCCGCCTGAAAGCACGCGGTATCGAAAAACTGAATCCTATGGAAGCGCTGGAAAAACTGAAAGCCGACGGATATACCCATATCCTTATCCAGTCAACCAACATTATCGAAGGGGTAGAAATGGAATCGCTTCGCAAAGACATTGCGCCGCTGGAAAAGAATTTCAAAGACATACGCATCGGCAACCCGTTGCTTTATACGCCTCACGATTTTGAGGATGTAATAATAGCCATCACAAAGAACGGGGCGAAAGAAGGTGCAACCGTCCTTGTAGGACATGGCACATACACACCTGCGACAGCTCAGTATGCGATGATGGATTATATGTTGCATTCGAAAGGTTACAACGATTATTATGTGACAACAGTTGAAGGTTACCCTTCTTTCGACGATATGGTTGCCAAACTTGAAGCAGGCAAAACAAAGAAAGTACTATTGATGCCTTTCATGTTCGTTGCCGGCGACCATGCGAACAACGATATCGCAGTCGACATGAAAGAGGAACTGGAAGGGAAAGGTTACCAGGTTTCCGTATTTATGCAGGGGTTAGGACAAAATCCGGAAATCCAGAATATATTTATCGATCATGCCAAGTTTGCCGCCAAACACAAGATGATAAATATTATGGATAAGAAGAAAAAGTACGCTGCAGAAAAAGATTAG
- the cobJ gene encoding precorrin-3B C(17)-methyltransferase has translation MNTGKIIVAGIGPGSESDITPAVLSAIRQSDVIVGYKYYFQFVESAIRPDAICIDSGMKREKVRAEEAYNYATEGHVVTVISSGDSGIYGMAPLIYEMKREKGSDISIEVLPGISAFQKAASLLGAPVGHDFCVISLSDLMTPWEMIEKRIKAAASADFITAIYNPKSEGRYWQLYRLIELFLQERDPQTPVGFVRQAGREEQTVTITTLAEFDPEQVDMFTVIIIGNSQTYQFDNHMITPRGYYGEIKMGKKETGIGQDIMIRSFRTIEKELKNKDIPLDKKWALLHAIHTTADFDMENVLRIDDNAVATLYELLNSGKVHTIITDVTMAASGIRKGALQRMGIEVKCYLSDEKAMALASEKGITRTQAGIRVAVSEHPDALYVFGNAPTALMELCDLIRKGKATPAGIIAAPVGFVHVQESKHMVKPFVSIPKLIVEGRKGGSNLAATLVNSILCYNDAINLKPGRDV, from the coding sequence ATGAATACAGGGAAAATAATCGTAGCCGGGATCGGTCCTGGTAGCGAATCTGATATTACTCCGGCAGTTCTGTCTGCCATCCGTCAGTCGGATGTCATCGTCGGGTATAAATATTACTTTCAGTTTGTTGAATCAGCGATCCGTCCCGATGCAATCTGTATCGACTCGGGGATGAAACGCGAAAAAGTCCGGGCAGAAGAAGCCTATAATTATGCTACCGAAGGCCATGTGGTAACAGTTATCAGTTCCGGCGACTCCGGTATTTATGGCATGGCTCCCCTTATCTACGAGATGAAACGCGAAAAAGGAAGCGATATTTCGATCGAAGTACTTCCGGGAATCAGTGCTTTCCAGAAAGCAGCCTCTCTGTTGGGTGCTCCGGTAGGACACGATTTCTGTGTGATCTCCCTCTCCGACCTGATGACACCTTGGGAAATGATAGAGAAACGGATCAAAGCCGCTGCCTCTGCCGACTTTATCACGGCTATCTACAATCCCAAAAGCGAAGGCCGCTACTGGCAGCTCTACCGCCTTATCGAACTCTTCCTGCAGGAACGTGACCCGCAGACACCTGTCGGTTTTGTCCGCCAGGCAGGACGTGAGGAACAGACTGTCACCATCACCACGCTGGCCGAATTCGATCCCGAACAAGTGGATATGTTTACTGTGATCATCATCGGTAACTCCCAGACATATCAATTCGATAATCACATGATAACCCCACGCGGCTATTATGGAGAGATCAAGATGGGTAAAAAAGAAACAGGTATCGGACAAGATATCATGATACGCAGTTTCCGGACAATCGAGAAAGAATTAAAGAACAAAGATATTCCATTAGACAAGAAATGGGCCTTACTGCACGCAATCCATACCACTGCCGATTTCGACATGGAAAACGTATTGCGGATAGACGACAACGCTGTGGCAACCCTCTACGAATTACTTAATAGCGGAAAGGTACACACCATCATCACCGATGTCACCATGGCTGCCTCCGGTATCCGTAAAGGAGCCTTACAACGCATGGGCATAGAAGTGAAATGCTATCTGTCTGACGAAAAGGCAATGGCCCTGGCTTCTGAAAAAGGGATCACCCGTACACAGGCTGGTATCCGTGTGGCCGTCAGCGAACATCCGGACGCTTTATATGTATTCGGTAATGCACCGACAGCCCTTATGGAATTGTGCGACCTGATACGGAAAGGGAAAGCGACCCCGGCCGGCATTATTGCCGCACCTGTCGGCTTTGTGCATGTACAGGAGTCCAAACATATGGTAAAACCGTTCGTCTCCATCCCTAAACTGATCGTTGAGGGACGAAAAGGCGGCAGTAACCTGGCAGCCACACTAGTAAATTCTATACTTTGTTATAACGACGCTATTAATTTAAAACCGGGAAGAGACGTATGA
- the cbiE gene encoding precorrin-6y C5,15-methyltransferase (decarboxylating) subunit CbiE has product MRTQFIVIGMPDNQEYISYNIDIQDIINSNTHFSGGKRHHELLRPFLPPEAVWIDIKAPLSEVFAEYEYHQKIVVFASGDPLFSGFASTILKRMPEAEVTIIPSFNSLQMLSHELKMSYEDMLMVPLTGRPWHELDRALIENRSKIGILTDHVHTPAAIAMRLLKYNFTQYKMYIGEHLGNPEKQRVSRSLALSEVEEHPIDSPNCVILERMYNDITYRPLGIPDKMFELLDGRERMITKAPIRILDMSALMLPMCDHFWDIGFCTGSISIEAKRQYPHLHIHAFEIRKECWQLMENNSSRLGAPGIDVHIGDFMEEEVSDLPAPDAVFIGGHGGKLKEIVNKVARYLAPDGLLVFNSVSEESEKLFIDSVLEAGLKLDDPLHITVGDYNPIVILKAFKEAK; this is encoded by the coding sequence ATGAGAACACAATTTATCGTTATCGGTATGCCCGATAATCAAGAGTATATCAGCTACAATATAGATATACAGGATATCATCAATAGCAACACCCACTTTTCAGGAGGAAAACGACATCATGAACTGCTCCGGCCGTTCCTGCCTCCCGAAGCTGTATGGATCGATATAAAAGCACCTCTGTCCGAAGTTTTCGCAGAATATGAATATCACCAGAAGATCGTTGTATTTGCATCGGGTGATCCTTTATTCTCGGGATTTGCTTCAACCATATTAAAGCGCATGCCGGAAGCCGAAGTAACGATCATACCATCGTTCAACTCTTTGCAAATGCTTTCGCATGAATTGAAAATGTCTTACGAAGATATGCTTATGGTTCCTCTTACAGGCCGTCCCTGGCATGAACTGGATCGTGCGTTGATAGAGAACAGAAGTAAGATCGGTATCCTGACCGACCATGTGCATACACCGGCCGCCATTGCCATGCGTCTGTTGAAATACAATTTCACACAGTATAAAATGTATATAGGCGAACATTTAGGCAATCCGGAGAAACAACGTGTCTCACGCTCACTCGCCCTGTCAGAAGTTGAAGAGCATCCGATCGACAGTCCTAACTGCGTGATCTTGGAACGGATGTATAACGACATTACTTACCGTCCATTGGGAATCCCCGACAAGATGTTCGAACTACTTGACGGACGCGAACGGATGATCACAAAAGCACCGATCCGTATTCTCGACATGAGTGCCCTGATGTTGCCTATGTGTGATCATTTCTGGGACATAGGTTTCTGTACCGGTTCTATTTCCATCGAAGCCAAACGACAATATCCGCACCTGCATATCCATGCATTTGAGATCCGTAAGGAATGTTGGCAACTGATGGAAAATAACAGTTCCCGCCTGGGTGCTCCCGGCATCGATGTACATATCGGCGACTTTATGGAAGAAGAGGTATCCGACCTGCCGGCACCCGATGCAGTCTTTATCGGTGGTCACGGAGGAAAGCTGAAAGAGATAGTAAATAAGGTAGCCCGCTATCTGGCACCCGACGGGTTACTGGTTTTCAACTCCGTATCCGAAGAAAGCGAAAAATTATTTATCGACTCGGTTCTTGAAGCCGGATTGAAACTGGATGATCCTTTACATATAACCGTCGGCGATTATAACCCGATAGTCATACTAAAGGCATTTAAAGAAGCAAAATAG
- the cobM gene encoding precorrin-4 C(11)-methyltransferase: protein MNKRSLAIVVVSTSSLPLARQIKKQYTDAVIYSKESEEETVLMESIDSIMGDLFLKVDAIVFIGAMGICVRCIAPYIMDKHTDPAVVCIDSTGKYIIPVLSGHIGGANELSKELAQLLGGNAIITTQSDNTGLWALDTLAEKFGWSVVADDLTDNENAMNACIAAFVNKKPTALLLDVRDPGTEYLESTCPDHVQLFNKFSDIPLDKFALVITVGPFIYEAEVMMVSFFPKVLHIGIGCRKDIKGDPVELHQHIIGTLIDNNICPESIVDISSIDIKKDEAMLALLAFAIMDCPFKTYPAETLNKISVPNPSARVKEATASASVSEAAAIYSAGGGLLLLEKQKGSLGEGNEYTFAVAMDKSVRRQGHIEIVGAGPGDPELVSIRGRRMLEKADLILYAGSLVPKELTYCAKPGATVRSSADMNLDEQFALMKEFYDRGKFIVRLHTGDPCIYGAIQEQMNFFDQYDMSYHITPGISSFQAAAAALRSQFTIPEKVQTIILTRGEGRTPMPEKEQLHKLAASQSTMCIYLSAGIADKVQEELLQHYAPTTPVAACYKLTWKDERIYRGELKDLAKIVKENNLTLTTLLVVGDAIDNREGLSRLYADEFKHLFRK, encoded by the coding sequence ATGAATAAACGATCTTTAGCTATTGTGGTAGTCTCTACAAGTAGTCTACCCCTGGCACGTCAAATAAAAAAGCAGTATACTGATGCTGTTATTTACAGCAAAGAGTCAGAAGAAGAAACAGTTTTGATGGAATCGATCGACTCTATTATGGGAGATCTTTTCCTGAAAGTGGATGCTATCGTCTTTATCGGTGCGATGGGGATCTGCGTTCGATGCATCGCTCCCTATATTATGGATAAACATACCGACCCGGCTGTGGTCTGCATCGACAGTACAGGCAAATATATCATCCCCGTCCTGTCGGGACATATCGGAGGAGCAAACGAACTGAGCAAAGAACTGGCGCAACTTCTCGGCGGTAATGCCATCATTACGACCCAGAGCGACAACACCGGATTGTGGGCACTGGATACGCTGGCCGAGAAATTCGGCTGGTCTGTCGTAGCCGACGACCTGACCGACAACGAGAATGCCATGAACGCCTGCATCGCCGCCTTCGTCAATAAAAAGCCGACAGCCTTGTTGCTCGACGTGCGCGATCCGGGAACGGAATATCTGGAAAGTACTTGTCCCGATCATGTTCAGCTATTCAATAAATTTTCAGATATACCGCTCGATAAATTCGCCCTGGTGATAACGGTCGGACCGTTTATCTATGAGGCCGAAGTAATGATGGTTTCTTTCTTCCCGAAAGTATTACATATCGGTATCGGTTGCCGGAAAGATATAAAAGGAGATCCGGTAGAGCTTCATCAACATATCATCGGGACACTGATCGATAATAATATCTGTCCCGAGTCGATCGTCGATATTTCATCCATCGATATAAAGAAGGACGAGGCCATGCTCGCCCTATTGGCTTTCGCTATTATGGATTGTCCGTTCAAGACCTATCCGGCGGAGACATTAAATAAGATCTCCGTTCCCAATCCGTCAGCCCGCGTAAAGGAGGCGACAGCATCGGCCAGCGTTTCCGAAGCTGCCGCTATTTACAGTGCCGGAGGTGGTCTGCTATTATTGGAAAAGCAAAAAGGAAGTCTGGGTGAAGGCAACGAATATACTTTCGCTGTTGCTATGGACAAATCAGTTCGCCGGCAGGGACATATCGAAATAGTCGGAGCCGGACCGGGTGATCCGGAACTGGTTTCTATCCGTGGCCGCCGGATGCTTGAGAAAGCGGACCTTATCCTGTATGCCGGAAGTCTCGTCCCGAAGGAACTGACTTACTGTGCCAAACCGGGAGCCACCGTACGCAGCTCTGCCGATATGAACCTCGACGAGCAATTCGCCCTGATGAAAGAGTTTTACGACCGGGGTAAATTCATCGTACGCTTGCACACCGGCGATCCCTGCATCTACGGAGCGATACAGGAACAGATGAACTTCTTCGATCAATATGATATGAGTTACCACATCACGCCGGGCATCTCTTCTTTCCAGGCCGCCGCTGCCGCCTTGCGCTCGCAGTTCACCATCCCGGAAAAGGTACAGACTATCATCCTTACCCGTGGTGAAGGCCGCACGCCGATGCCAGAGAAGGAACAGTTGCATAAACTGGCCGCCAGTCAGAGCACGATGTGTATCTATCTGAGTGCAGGCATAGCCGACAAGGTACAGGAAGAACTTCTCCAGCATTATGCTCCCACTACACCGGTTGCTGCTTGCTACAAGCTAACCTGGAAAGATGAGCGTATTTATCGCGGAGAACTGAAAGACCTGGCGAAGATCGTGAAAGAGAATAACCTGACACTGACCACACTATTGGTCGTAGGTGACGCGATCGACAACCGCGAAGGCCTTTCCCGACTGTATGCCGACGAATTCAAACACCTGTTCCGTAAATAA
- the cbiD gene encoding cobalt-precorrin-5B (C(1))-methyltransferase CbiD, which yields MILILGGTTEGRAAVRIADEGSAPYYYSTKGTLQEIDCAHGIRLTGGMDTASMEICCRENNIRLLIDAAHPFASALHQTVAEVSTALQLPVIRYERRYPPRENDLIWCDDYNDAIHKLSEQGIRRLLALTGVNTIAPLRPMWEKYPTWFRILEREESLAIAMKQGFPSERLLFYQEEDDAGEWMDRLQPDAIITKESGQTGYFTEKVAAARKRSIPVFVVKRPALPETFYFVYGEDGLRKQIERLLPEFFPLHHGYTTGACATAAAKAALIALFCKEKQTQSSITLPSGELITLPVAETEWEGDSAICSVIKDAGDDPDVTNGSKIVAKVTLSKEPASAPIRFVAGPGVGTVTLPGLGLEVGGPAINTTPRKMMTEELTSVLKEYRQSIPHNTKTTEACTLTVTISVPGGEELAARTFNPKLGIVGGISIIGTSGIVRPFSTDAFIASIRKETEVAKAIGCTTLIINSGAKSERYLKARYPELPPQAFVHYGNFIGETLKIASSLDFSQVVMGIMIGKAVKLAEGFLDTHSKKVVMNKDFLKDLAHQAGCAEDTIQKIDTITLARELWQLLPAEEQEAFFNLLLKRCHEHCTPLLPKGELSILLITEEGVIWK from the coding sequence ATGATACTGATACTGGGAGGAACGACAGAAGGGCGCGCTGCCGTCCGCATAGCCGATGAAGGAAGTGCCCCTTATTACTATTCGACTAAAGGGACACTTCAGGAAATAGACTGTGCGCACGGTATCCGTCTCACCGGAGGAATGGATACTGCATCGATGGAGATATGTTGCCGCGAAAACAATATCCGTCTATTGATCGACGCTGCACACCCTTTTGCCTCCGCCCTACACCAAACGGTAGCCGAAGTTTCTACCGCTCTCCAACTGCCGGTTATCCGCTACGAACGGCGTTATCCGCCGCGCGAGAACGATCTGATCTGGTGCGACGATTACAACGATGCCATCCATAAGTTAAGTGAACAAGGTATCCGCCGGCTGCTTGCACTGACCGGAGTAAATACCATTGCTCCTCTCCGTCCCATGTGGGAAAAATATCCCACATGGTTCCGTATACTCGAACGGGAAGAATCGCTCGCCATTGCCATGAAGCAAGGATTTCCATCAGAGCGTCTGCTTTTCTATCAGGAGGAAGATGATGCCGGCGAATGGATGGATCGGCTACAGCCGGATGCCATTATCACCAAAGAAAGCGGACAAACCGGTTATTTCACGGAAAAAGTAGCTGCCGCCCGTAAACGTTCGATCCCAGTATTTGTCGTTAAGCGTCCGGCACTTCCCGAAACATTCTACTTTGTTTACGGAGAAGACGGATTGCGCAAACAAATAGAACGGTTATTGCCGGAATTCTTCCCTTTGCATCATGGCTACACGACCGGAGCTTGTGCCACTGCTGCTGCCAAAGCGGCACTAATCGCATTGTTCTGCAAAGAGAAACAAACCCAATCCTCCATCACTTTACCATCAGGCGAATTGATCACTTTACCTGTTGCAGAAACCGAATGGGAAGGCGACAGTGCCATCTGCTCAGTCATCAAAGATGCCGGAGACGACCCGGATGTGACCAACGGCTCTAAAATCGTAGCGAAGGTGACTCTCTCGAAAGAACCCGCCTCTGCTCCCATCCGTTTTGTCGCAGGTCCGGGAGTTGGCACAGTTACATTACCTGGTCTGGGACTGGAAGTCGGTGGTCCTGCTATCAACACAACACCCCGCAAGATGATGACGGAAGAGCTAACTTCCGTTTTAAAAGAATACCGACAATCTATTCCCCATAATACAAAAACGACAGAAGCCTGCACACTGACAGTCACTATCTCCGTTCCCGGAGGTGAAGAGTTGGCAGCAAGAACATTCAACCCGAAACTGGGTATTGTCGGCGGTATCTCCATTATCGGGACATCGGGCATCGTACGCCCTTTCTCGACCGATGCTTTTATCGCCTCCATCCGTAAAGAAACGGAAGTTGCCAAAGCCATCGGTTGCACGACACTCATAATAAACTCCGGTGCTAAAAGCGAACGGTATCTGAAAGCCCGTTACCCCGAACTGCCTCCACAGGCATTCGTTCATTACGGAAACTTTATTGGCGAAACCCTAAAGATAGCCTCATCGCTTGACTTCTCCCAGGTAGTTATGGGTATCATGATCGGTAAAGCAGTCAAACTGGCCGAAGGCTTCCTCGATACGCACAGTAAAAAGGTAGTGATGAATAAAGACTTCCTGAAAGATTTGGCGCATCAGGCAGGCTGTGCCGAAGACACAATCCAAAAGATCGACACCATCACGTTAGCCCGCGAACTATGGCAATTGCTTCCTGCAGAAGAACAAGAAGCATTCTTCAATCTCTTATTGAAAAGATGCCATGAACATTGCACTCCACTCCTGCCTAAAGGTGAATTATCTATCTTATTGATAACGGAAGAAGGGGTTATTTGGAAATAA
- a CDS encoding Rpn family recombination-promoting nuclease/putative transposase, whose amino-acid sequence MKYLNPKADLTFKRVFGQHPDLVMSLLNALLPLKEGEEITEIEYLPSEMIPENPLRKYSIVDVRCKDKKGRQFLVEMQMLWSPEFYQRVLFNASKAYVRQLKTGETYELLQPIYSLNLVNDVFEPKLDGYYHHYELVHVEHSDKVIDGLQLIFVELPKFTPHTYSEKRMHVLWLRYLTEINEYTRQVPEELLSVPEISKALSELEESAFSDEQLAGYEHFWDGISVEKTIYNSAIRKGLAEGEAKGKAEGLAEGEAKGKVEGKLEALCQTAANMKRMGMEVADIAKCTGLLIEEIDEL is encoded by the coding sequence ATGAAGTATTTAAATCCAAAAGCAGATTTGACGTTTAAGCGGGTATTCGGCCAGCATCCTGATCTGGTGATGAGCCTGCTCAATGCATTGTTACCCTTGAAAGAGGGCGAAGAGATAACCGAAATCGAGTATTTACCTTCCGAGATGATACCGGAAAATCCGTTGCGTAAATATAGTATTGTAGATGTCCGTTGCAAGGATAAGAAAGGCCGCCAGTTTTTGGTCGAGATGCAGATGCTATGGTCGCCCGAGTTCTACCAACGCGTACTGTTTAATGCCTCAAAGGCTTATGTACGACAACTGAAAACAGGGGAAACATACGAACTTCTGCAACCTATCTACTCGCTTAACCTGGTAAATGATGTCTTTGAACCGAAGCTGGATGGTTATTATCATCACTATGAACTGGTACACGTAGAGCACAGCGACAAAGTGATCGATGGCCTGCAACTGATCTTCGTGGAACTGCCCAAATTCACTCCACACACCTATTCGGAAAAAAGAATGCACGTTCTTTGGCTTCGTTACTTGACGGAGATCAACGAATATACCCGTCAGGTACCCGAAGAACTTCTTTCCGTTCCGGAGATAAGTAAAGCTTTGAGCGAACTGGAAGAATCTGCCTTCTCCGACGAGCAGTTGGCTGGCTACGAACATTTTTGGGATGGTATCAGCGTAGAGAAAACAATTTACAACAGTGCCATCCGCAAAGGGCTAGCTGAAGGTGAAGCAAAAGGGAAAGCTGAAGGGCTGGCTGAAGGTGAAGCAAAAGGAAAAGTAGAAGGAAAGCTAGAAGCCTTGTGCCAGACAGCTGCCAACATGAAACGTATGGGGATGGAAGTTGCCGACATAGCAAAATGCACAGGGCTACTGATTGAGGAGATAGATGAGTTATAG